A window of Asterias rubens chromosome 22, eAstRub1.3, whole genome shotgun sequence contains these coding sequences:
- the LOC117305101 gene encoding zinc finger protein OZF-like, producing MNSESNQIEFVCDLSHQRVHTDTKPFLCDLCGKAFPQKLLLVEHKCVHTGEHTGERPFVCDICGKAFSKKTCLTIHMCVHTGEKPFACDICGISFSQKFRVRWHQRVHTGEKPFVCDICGKAFSQSGSLNRHQKVHTGEKPFVCDICGKACALKANLISHKRLHNDEKPFICDFCGKVLKSRTKFDKHTCVQAVEKPFACDICGKAFSRKNSLNLHQRVHTGEKPFVCDICGKACALKGNLKSHQRLHTGEKPFICDFCGKCFAQKYALKSHRQTHVEEKTHREKPFVCDNCGKVLKSQKKFDKHKCVHSAVEKPFACDICGISFSQKFRVRWHQRVHTGEKPFVCDVCGKAFSQSGSLNRHKRLHNDDKPFICDFCGKCFAHKYNLKCHHQTHVEEKTHREKPFFW from the coding sequence ATGAATTCTGAAAGTAACCAAATTGAATTTGTCTGTGACTTGAGTCACCAACGAGTCCACACTGACACAAAACCATTTCTTTGTGACTTATGTGGAAAAGCCTTCCCACAAAAACTCCTCCTGGTCGAGCACAAgtgtgtccacactggagagcaCACTGGAGAAAggccatttgtttgtgacatttgtggaaaagcattttcaaaaaaaaccTGCCTGACAATTCATATgtgtgtccacactggagagaaaccatttgcttgtgacatttgtggaatttctttttctcaaaaattccGTGTAAGGTGGCACCAGAGAGTGCACACTGGAgaaaaaccatttgtttgtgatatttgtggaaaagcattttctCAAAGTGGCTCTCTGAATCGTCACCAGAAAgtacacactggagagaaaccatttgtttgtgacatttgcggAAAAGCATGTGCTCTTAAAGCCAATTTAATAAGTCACAAAAGACTCCACAATGATGAGAAACCATTCATTTGTGACTTTTGTGGAAAAGTCTTGAAATCACGAACGAAATTTGACAAACACACATGTGTCCAAGCTGTagagaaaccatttgcttgTGATATCTGCGGAAAAGCGTTTTCTCGAAAAAACAGTCTGAATCTTCACCAAAGAgtacacactggagagaaaccatttgtttgtgacatttgcggAAAAGCATGTGCTCTTAAAGGCAATTTAAAAAGTCACCAAAGactccacactggagagaaaccattcattTGTGACTTTTGTGGAAAGTGTTTTGCTCAGAAGTACGCTCTTAAGAGTCATCGCCAAACTCACGTTGAGGAAAAAACTCACAgggagaaaccatttgtttgtgataaTTGTGGAAAAGTCTTGAAATCACAAAAGAAatttgacaaacacaaatgtGTCCACTCTGCTGTagagaaaccatttgcttgtgacatttgtggaatttctttttctcaaaaattccGTGTAAGGTGGCACCAGAGAGTGCACACTGGAgaaaaaccatttgtttgtgatgtttgtggaaaagcattttctCAAAGTGGCTCTCTCAATCGTCACAAAAGACTCCACAATGATGATAAACCATTCATTTGTGATTTTTGTGGAAAGTGTTTTGCTCATAAGTACAATCTCAAGTGCCATCACCAAACTCACGTTGAGGAAAAAACTCACAGAGAGAAACCATTTTTTTGgtga
- the LOC117305104 gene encoding gastrula zinc finger protein XlCGF26.1-like — MNSETETPENVQELKHQNAHREKKPFVCEICGKVFTKKLDLKTHQRVHTGEKPFVCDTCGRAFSQKHHLQYHDRVHTGEKPFSCDICGKAFSQKYRLQSHQRVHTGEKPFVCDVCGKAFPRKNSLNTHQLVHTGEKPFTCDICGERFTYQFALTGHYQIHSEDKPFFCNICEKGFPNEYALTTHQRVHTGEKPFVCGTCGKAFKQEHYLKYHDRVHTGEKPFPCDMCGKAFSLKTGLKAHQRRAHTGEKPFVCDICGKSFAQSCGLKIHCSAHHTKQKPFVCDICTKGFPNKHSLITHQRVHTGEKPFLCDTCGKAFSLKRNLKHHKLVHTGEKPFSCDICGKSFSLKTNLQKHEKLHTGEKRFSCDICGKAFTYKTSLKEHHRVHH, encoded by the coding sequence ATGAATTCTGAAACGGAGACACCTGAAAATGTCCAAGAGTTAAAGCACCAAAATGCCCACCGTGaaaagaaaccatttgtttgtgagaTTTGTGGAAAGGTCTTCACAAAAAAACTTGACCTGAAAACCCATCAGCGTGtgcacactggagagaaaccatttgtttgtgacacttgtggAAGAGCCTTCTCACAAAAACATCATCTGCAGTACCACGaccgtgtccacactggagagaaaccattttcttgtgatatttgtggaaaagcattttctCAGAAATACAGGTTACAATCACATCAaagagtccacactggagagaaaccatttgtttgtgacgtttgtggaaaagcatttccTCGCAAAAACAGCCTAAACACACACCAActagtccacactggagagaaaccatttacttgtgacatttgtggagaGCGTTTTACTTATCAGTTTGCGTTAACTGGTCATTACCAAATACACTCCGAGGACAAACCATTCTTCTGTAACATTTGTGAAAAAGGTTTCCCAAATGAGTATGCCCTAACAACCCAtcagcgtgtccacactggagagaaaccatttgtttgtggcACTTGTGGAAAAGCCTTTAAACAAGAACATTACCTGAAATACCACGaccgtgtccacactggagagaaaccattcccTTGTGATATGtgtggaaaagcattttcacttaaaaccggtctgaaagcacaccaaagAAGAgcccacactggagagaaaccatttgtttgtgacatttgtggaaaatcatTTGCTCAAAGTTGCGGTCTTAAAATTCACTGTAGTGCCCACCACACTAAACAGAAACCATTTGTCTGTGACATTTGTACAAAGGGTTTTCCAAATAAGCACAGCCTGATCACCCAtcagcgtgtccacactggagagaaaccatttctTTGTGACACTTGTGGGAAAGCCTTTTCACTAAAACGAAACCTCAAACACCATAAActtgtccacactggagagaaaccgttttcctgtgatatttgtggaaaatccTTTTCTCTTAAAACCAATCTACAAAAGCACGAAAAACTCCACACGGGAGAGAAACGTTTTTCttgtgatatttgtggaaaagctttcACTTACAAAACCAGTCTAAAAGAGCACCACAGAGTCCACCATTGA
- the LOC117305102 gene encoding zinc finger protein 91-like, whose protein sequence is MNPESNQTDLVCDLNHQGVHTDTKPFLCDIGANAFSQDLPLTNNQPVQTGEKLFTCDICGKGFPNESSLTIHQRVHTGEKPFVCDTCGKAFSRKHCLISHDRVHTGEKPFSCDICGKAFSFKTSLSRHQRAHKGKRPFVCGICGKSFSQKHCLTIHDCIHTGEKLIPCEIRGKCFSQNFNLTDRQQIHTGEQLLVFVCDICGKVFISKPSLVIHQRTHLGVHTGEKSFPCKICGKTFTRKNDLTVHNRIHTGEGPFPYDNVCGDAFNRKQHAERHQLIHTAGEKRFICEICGKAFSQKSYLTIHMRVHTVDKQFGCNIYGVSFTSKKRLTGHQHSIHAGEKPFACDICGKVFAQKVSVRCHQGVHTEEIPFVCDICGKVLKSKKEFDEHKCVHPVGEPFVCVICGKAFSQKTSLNRHQNVHTGENPFVCVICGKAFALRGYLKSHQRVHTGEKTFVCDICGKAFALSENLKSHKRVHSVEKPFVCDICGKAFSQKGSLNRHKKVHTGEKTFVCDICGKAFALSENLKSHKRVHSVEKPFVCDICGKAFSQKGSLNRHKKVHTGEKPFVCDICGKAFALRDNLKNHKRVHTGEKPFDCDICGKAFALKSGLKIHERVHTREKPFICDICGEGFTYNFALCNHHQTHIEEKPIVCDICGKVLKSRKKFDKHKCVHPVEKPFVCDICGKVFSQKGSLNRHQNVHTGEKPFVCVICGKAFALRGYLKSHQRVHTGEKPFICDICGEGFSRKSALSNHHQTRIGEKPIVCDICGKVWKSQKKFDKHKCVHPVGEPLVCDVVKKE, encoded by the coding sequence ATGAATCCTGAAAGTAACCAAACTGATTTGGTCTGTGACTTGAATCACCAAGGAGTCCATACTGACACAAAACCATTTCTTTGTGATATTGGGGCAAACGCTTTCTCACAAGATCTCCCACTGACCAACAATCAGCCAGTCCAAACTGGAGAGAAACTATTtacttgtgacatttgtggaaaaggtTTCCCAAATGAGTCTAGCCTAACAATCCAtcagcgtgtccacactggagagaaaccatttgtttgtgacacttgtggAAAAGCCTTCTCACGAAAACATTGCTTGATAAGCCACGaccgtgtccacactggagagaaaccattttcttgtgatatttgtggaaaagcattttcatttaaaacCAGTCTTAGTAGACACCAGAGAGCCCACAAAGGAAAGAGACCATTTGTCTGTGGTATTTGTGGAAAATCATTCTCACAAAAACATTGCTTGACCATCCACGACTgtatccacactggagagaaactaATTCCTTGTGAAATCCGTGGAAAATGTTTCTCACAAAATTTCAACCTCACTGACCGTCAACAGATCCACACTGGAGAGCAActacttgtatttgtttgtgacatttgtggaaaagtttTCATAAGTAAACCTAGCCTGGTCATCCATCAGCGTACCCACTTGGGCGTCCACACTGGCGAGAAGTCATTCCCTTGTAAAATATGTGGAAAAACCTTCACACGAAAAAACGACTTAACCGTCCACAACCGTATCCACACTGGAGAGGGACCATTTCCTTATGACAATGTATGTGGAGATGCCTTCAACAGAAAACAACATGCAGAACGTCATCAACTGATCCACACTGCTGGAGAAAAACGATTTATTTGTGAAATATGTGGAAAAGCTTTTTCACAAAAATCCTACCTGACAATTCATATGCGTGTCCACACTGTAGACAAGCAATTTGGTTGTAACATTTATGGAGTGTCTTTCACTAGTAAAAAGAGATTAACTGGGCATCAACACAGTATCCAcgctggagagaaaccattcgcttgtgatatttgtggaaaagtaTTTGCTCAAAAGGTCAGTGTCAGGTGTCACCAGGGAGTGCACACTGAAGAAataccatttgtttgtgatatttgtggaaaagtCCTGAAATCCAAAAAGGAATTTGACGAACACAAATGTGTCCACCCTGTAGGGGAGCCATTTGTTTGTGTTATCtgtggaaaagcattttctcaaaaaaccaGTCTGAATCGTCACCAGAATGTACACACTGGAGAGAACCcatttgtttgtgtaatttgtggaaaagcatttgcTCTTAGAGGTTATTTAAAAAGTCACCAaagagtccacactggagagaaaacatttgtttgtgacatttgcggAAAAGCATTTGCTCTTAGCGAAAATTTAAAAAGTCACAAAAGAGTACACTCTgtagagaaaccatttgtttgtgatatcTGTGGCAAAGCATTCTCTCAAAAAGGCTCTCTGAATCGTCACAAGAAAgtacacactggagagaaaacatttgtttgtgacatttgcggAAAAGCATTTGCTCTTAGCGAAAATTTAAAAAGTCACAAAAGAGTACACTCTgtagagaaaccatttgtttgtgatatcTGTGGCAAAGCATTCTCTCAAAAAGGCTCTCTGAATCGTCACAAGAAAgtacacactggagagaaaccatttgtttgtgacatttgtggaaaagcatttgcTCTAagagacaatttaaaaaatcacaaaagagtccacactggagagaaaccatttgattgtgacatttgtggaaaagcatttgcCCTTAAAAGCGGTTTAAAGATTCATGAAAGAGTCCACACTAGAGAAAAACCATtcatttgtgacatttgtggagaAGGCTTCACTTATAACTTTGCTCTCTGTAACCATCACCAAACTCACATTGAGGAGAAACCTATCgtttgtgatatttgtggaaaagtCTTGAAATCTCGAAAGAAatttgacaaacacaaatgtGTCCACCCTgtagagaaaccatttgtttgtgatataTGTGGTAaggtattttctcaaaaaggcaGTCTGAATCGTCACCAGAATgtacacactggagagaaaccatttgtttgtgtaatttgtggaaaagcatttgcTCTTAGAGGTTATTTAAAAAGTCACCAaagagtccacactggagagaaaccattcattTGTGACATTTGCGGAGAAGGCTTTTCTCGTAAGTCTGCTCTCTCTAACCATCACCAAACTCGCATTGGGGAGAAACCAAttgtttgtgatatttgtggaaaagtCTGGAAATCACAAAAGAAatttgacaaacacaaatgtGTCCACCCTGTAGGGGAGCCATTAGTTTGTGACGTAGTTAAAAAGgagtag